A single window of Syntrophobacterales bacterium DNA harbors:
- a CDS encoding ABC transporter ATP-binding protein: MPASAKIGEGSEPYLSSLFSAKHVSYRFAATAAVQDVSLEFESGGIFGLVGSDGAGKSTLLRMAATMLNPTEGNITIDGLDTVSDRARIKSLIGYMPQRFGLYQDLTVAENIDFFLDIFGIYGAERKARKALYLGFSNLLPFTDRPAGKLSGGMKQKLGLACVLVHEPRLLILDEPTNGVDPVSRQEFWEILGRMRAKGMTILVSTAYLDEGERCDRIGLMHRGKLLQTAAPAEIRHGFTNLEEAIIAKIREVELDLAQNAFNVEKMPQ; encoded by the coding sequence ATGCCCGCCTCCGCTAAAATAGGGGAGGGGTCTGAGCCCTATCTATCGTCCCTGTTCTCCGCCAAACATGTCTCGTACCGCTTCGCGGCGACGGCGGCAGTGCAGGACGTATCGCTGGAGTTCGAAAGCGGGGGCATCTTCGGTCTGGTCGGCTCCGACGGCGCGGGAAAATCGACGCTGCTGCGCATGGCGGCAACGATGCTCAATCCGACTGAAGGAAACATCACGATCGACGGCCTCGACACTGTCTCCGACCGGGCGCGCATCAAGAGTCTCATCGGCTACATGCCGCAGCGCTTCGGGCTTTACCAGGATCTGACCGTCGCAGAGAATATCGATTTTTTCCTGGATATCTTCGGGATTTACGGCGCGGAGAGGAAGGCGCGCAAGGCGCTTTACCTCGGTTTTTCGAACCTGCTGCCCTTCACCGACCGGCCGGCGGGAAAGCTCTCCGGCGGCATGAAGCAGAAGCTGGGGCTTGCCTGCGTGCTCGTCCACGAACCGCGGCTTCTTATCCTCGATGAGCCGACCAACGGCGTCGATCCGGTCTCCCGTCAGGAATTCTGGGAAATCCTCGGCAGGATGCGGGCCAAAGGGATGACGATCCTCGTTTCCACGGCCTACCTCGACGAGGGCGAGAGGTGCGACAGGATCGGGCTAATGCATCGGGGGAAGCTTCTGCAAACGGCGGCGCCGGCGGAAATCCGCCATGGTTTCACCAACCTCGAAGAGGCGATCATCGCTAAAATCAGGGAGGTGGAACTAGACCTTGCCCAAAACGCGTTCAACGTGGAGAAAATGCCGCAATGA